Proteins from a single region of Punica granatum isolate Tunisia-2019 chromosome 8, ASM765513v2, whole genome shotgun sequence:
- the LOC116189315 gene encoding F-box protein At2g27310-like, with the protein MALSTTTQVNSITSLSSDLFYDILRRLDGPTLASAACACAAFCSISREERLWENVCSSLWPSTNREEVKNLISSIGGFRKFYADCFPLIVNKEVPDYQWNEYLEYNEEWNEADYYGDVDELESISPSDFISLVDVRFKDQIIFSKVLWGIPNANGFNGWFYNCPFRVDLLSFSSRDDDDDDDDDGDGNENEITLTVSDGLPPITSMERERKDGKLWRELKDGLRLSWIVVNQKVKQAANLASWSSLGGQRHWPTDRDFVVRFGSVLPAKDILPCQVVECILSMKFRVVSTEGDDSQTSLKLTELSMQLEDMEGAHVNGRNSLLILKEALSCHRSKDYSEALESCHLYSKVQSELKEEKMRIENRLDRLCIFSGIAAFATLWYYCIM; encoded by the coding sequence ATGGCGCTGTCAACAACTACACAAGTCAACAGCATCACATCTCTAAGCAGCGATCTCTTCTATGATATACTAAGGCGACTTGATGGGCCCACATTAGCGAGTGCAGCATGTGCTTGCGCAGCCTTCTGTTCCATCTCAAGGGAAGAGCGGCTATGGGAAAATGTTTGTTCTTCTCTGTGGCCATCCACCAATCGAGAAGAAGTCAAGAACTTGATCTCCTCAATCGGAGGGTTTAGAAAGTTCTATGCAGACTGTTTCCCTCTCATTGTAAACAAAGAGGTTCCTGACTATCAGTGGAATGAGTATCTCGAGTACAACGAGGAGTGGAATGAAGCAGATTACTATGGTGATGTTGATGAGCTCGAGAGCATATCACCATCTGACTTTATCTCCCTAGTGGATGTTCGATTTAAAGATCAGATTATCTTCTCGAAGGTCTTGTGGGGCATTCCAAATGCCAATGGGTTCAATGGGTGGTTCTATAATTGCCCATTTCGTGTCGATCTCCTCTCTTTTTCATCccgagatgatgatgatgatgatgatgatgatggtgatggtaACGAGAATGAAATTACCCTCACGGTCTCAGATGGGCTACCCCCAATTACTTCCatggagagggagaggaaggaTGGGAAGCTGTGGAGAGAGCTCAAGGATGGCCTTCGGCTTAGTTGGATTGTGGTCAATCAGAAAGTCAAACAAGCGGCAAACCTGGCAAGCTGGAGTTCGCTCGGGGGTCAGCGGCACTGGCCCACCGACAGGGACTTTGTCGTACGTTTTGGTTCAGTTCTCCCTGCAAAGGACATCCTCCCCTGCCAAGTGGTTGAGTGCATCCTTAGCATGAAGTTTCGGGTGGTGAGCACTGAGGGAGATGATTCGCAGACAAGCCTGAAGCTGACTGAGCTGAGCATGCAGTTGGAGGACATGGAGGGGGCACACGTGAATGGGAGGAACAGCCTGCTCATCCTCAAGGAGGCGCTGAGCTGCCACCGGAGCAAGGACTACAGCGAGGCCCTCGAGTCATGCCACCTTTACTCCAAGGTTCAGAGCGAGCTCAAGGAGGAGAAGATGAGGATTGAGAATCGGTTAGATCGGCTCTGCATCTTCAGCGGGATAGCTGCTTTCGCAACTCTCTGGTACTATTGCATAATGTAA